The segment GAATGTTGAGACGAGGCGAGTATATACCAGGAGCAACAATATTACTGGCCGTTTTATGTAAGTCATGTCGAGCAACCCGACTCAAcccagtcactgtcgagtgtcgagtacggGGAGAACGAAAAACATTGTGCCTCAACGTACCATCAAAATGAAATAACCTCGTCATTTCCTAACAGACTATTAGACCCTTTTTGAAAAACATGACCTTATATCGTAAAAATCTAAATTCAAAGATTGAATGCCACGTGATTAGAGTTAAAAAACGTTGTTGTtaacaaaaaaatttaataacaaaaatgcGTTATTGAGGCATCTGGTGTCAGTTATTATAAAATGTACCAATAATTAATACCGAGTCCCACAATTTTCACCAATTTTATTTATAGCAGTTCAGCAGTTTCGCAACCGCAGGGTTTCAGATTTTACTCAACGAGTGAGTAAGTGACCGTTATTAACTATATTAACTCTTGCATCCACTGCATAGAATGCACATAATTTATTGCAATTTTTTGTGGTACTGGGTGGAATCGATTTCCCACATATCGATGCAGACACGATACGTGAccaaaaaattatgaaataaaaaaatcacatGAAGGAGCTTTACATTAActattgaatttattttgaacatTCAAAGAAATGAAAGGCTTTGCTCAGTAAAAtcaagcaaaatattttttttatttttatctaaaACTACTTTATATTTAATAACCGATTTACATTCACCATAAGTCACAAAAGTTTCGACAATTTAAAAACACATCCTTATCAAATAAAACCTAATGATCATGCCTGTTGACTATCGAGGGTTAATTAATACATACATTAGTGTTTGTAGAAATAATGACAAAGTAATTAACAACATTATCACGGCTGTCATTACAATGAATGATGATTGATTTTACTATATATCAAATGCAAGTATGCAAACCCTGCTTCAGTGCAGTGATAGAACACTTGCAGTGCACACATAATAGTTAAACGATGGACCGTTGGAAAAACCGAGTAGCAGCTGTGACAGGAGCAAGTGCTGGCATTGGATGGGCCATCAGCAGAGCCCTTATACAATCCGGTATGATCGTAGTCGGAATGGCGAGAAGAGcagagaaaattgaagaattaAAATTGTCTCTTCCCGCAAACGTACGAGATCGTCTTCACGCTTGTAAATGTGACGTAAATAATGAGCAGGATATTATTGCCGCGTTTAAAATGATCGACAGTAAATTCGGCGGTGCCGATGTCTTAATAAACAACGCTGGTGTACTCAAAGATACCCTACTGATAAAGCCTGGCAATACACAACTTATCCGCGATGTTGTCGATACGAATATTGTTGGACTTATAATTTGTGCACGAGAGGCCTATCAATCAATGAAACGACGCAATGTTGATGGCCACATCGTAAATATGAACAGTGTCGTTGGCCATGGTGTACCGGTGGGTGTGGATACGTTAACCACGTACAACGTATATCCGGCTACGAAGCATGCCGTCACTGCTATTACGGAAACATTGCGCATTGAGTTGTTGAATGACAACAATAAAGTTAAAGTAACGGTGAGTCTATACTTATGTCTAAAGGTCTAAGGGtcatgaaaacaatatttacagAGCATTAGTCCTGGAGCCGTAAAAACGGATATTTTCAACGATCCACAATTGCTAAAAAAGCCCATACCATTTCTAGAACCAGATGATATTGCAAATAGCGTAGTACACGTTATTTCAACTCCAAAACATGTCGAGGTTTGTCTGATGTTTATATAACGAATACAGATTctgtatatatacatatattcaTGTGttatcaaccgattttatttaCAGATCAAAGAGCTTACTATCAAGCCGCTTGGCGAGCGGTTTTAATAGAAACGGAAATGAATGTAGTTATAAtatgcaataaataaaaaaaaatgtattcattTAAATGCCTCTAAATTACCAAAACCATTTTAAATGTGTCTACTGAATTAGGTTAACTGCTAAGAATAGAAGCGCGTTTTAAGCCGAGGGCCTATTACAGTCTCGATTAACTAAACGTGCCCAAAAATAGCTGAGCGTAAAAACTGAACATTTCGCCAAGAAAGCAAAACTAGtgcaaataaatatatttagctgtcatattttattttatttttcctattttaaTCCAAACAAATCCTCAACAAATTGCGAGAACTCAGCTTGCAGACTTactatttgtttatagacttcaaggtggcgtacgattgAGTTAAActaaatgagctgtggcggatTATTCTTGGCatgattttccaacaaaactgattatacgtgctacccttgatggttcaaaatcaaacgtcagaatagcgggcgaGACATCGGAGTCGTATGCAACATTAGATGATTTGAAGCAGGGTGTCGGTCTATCGAATTTACTATCCAATCGCCTCGAtctgcattccgatcgggctcgttccgatcagaaacgtctCGTATGTCTCGTATGATCAGAAACGTATGTTGAATAGAGTCGaatattgccttggaaggtgctattcaaaGGCCAGGCGTGCATAGAAGcgataccatcatcacgaaatctcacatactCCTATACGCAGgggaaaaaaattgtaaatgcaaaaaaaaaaaatcagaggggttgtgtacaagacacgaccgcatatataggtgacgcaggactacgtaagtctctttgtagtgatagtggcatgtattcatgcttataatcattcgattcatcatgtatacatgctacatgcgttgtatgtaacatttatcaaagtagtaacattgcattcgttcaattctcaaaagattgtgcatttaaaaacaatttaacaaaatcaagaacacaaactattgctttcctgctaccttactgaaattaaagattgtttttattatccatggtttcccacgttaaagggattttaccaattcaatcctattttatcaactgcaactgcacatctttccactacacttttaatgaaatggcaaacatgcgtattcatacagagtcgtattataaccgaacactacagctgtagcacatttttccaacacagatagtTCGCCGAGGTTCAACCGTCTCGcaagtaaagaatttgcgatctgttgggaaaacgaacttgtgtcattttttctggcacacttccctaacacagacatcaaattggactaggtttaatcgcgttcgtaagaaatttgttggcacgagggggctttgttactctctctggcgtacttcccaagcaaggacgtcaaaatggtctaagttgaaccgcggtgttaagaaatcttgttgaaaagaggtaactgtcacttgttttggcttacttcccaagcacagatatcaaattggtataggtttagatcatcgtaaagaatcttccaaccaatcacgaagcgagaattatggtaaaacatatgttcattattttcaatttttcaatagttcaacatcaagaatccatacttttcttcatttgggtcaattcttagaagattttctgatcgaatggtgtaagaatattgaaaatcgattggaaaaccgctgagctattagtgctcaaaacctttcatttttcgtgacgctcgcatttttcgattttttggaatgacaccctatctcaaaacttgccgtaagacgtagtcctacgtcaaaaatctataaattcaacaaaaaatattttagactgaaggctaacccagatatttggcgtacaggagaacggagtatggaggcggaggatgaaccatgaactcgcacagctctatggcgaacccagtatccagaaggtggctaaagctggacggatacgatgggcagggcatgttgcaagaatgccggacaagtactctgcaaagatggtgtttgcctcaaatccggtaggaacaagacgaccaggagcgcagcgagcaagatggttagaccaggtggagcgagatctggcggagagtactcggtgtccgaagaattggagagcggtagccctcaaccgagttacattccgagaaactttgttcaacaggttttATCTTacgacggcaagccacctaagttaGTAAGTAAAGCGCATCTTAAGCGGCGAGGATAAGGCGTATAAATTCTGCCAAAATGAAGTATATGGCGGCTGgaagagagcgtggtagccatTCGGGTATTGGTGATAGATGGCGATACTTTTGAcatgtgacatgtgacaacgatgtgagccgtgaagtaaagaGGCGGATAGCGTCTGACAACAGGGCTTCGGAGACTTCGGAGCTgaggtcccatagcctgcaactccgtacgaaACTCGCACTCTATGAGATGCTTATTCTCTTGGTGGTGCTCTACGGCCGCGAAACGTAAATGTTAAAAGAGaccactgatttaagaaacacTTGTGCAAGTAAAGCCTGGgtactaattccgttatcgaaatttgacctcctgtttttatacgacagacttccctcccagccgagattcgaacctacgacgactgatTTATTAGAttagcgtcttacctcgaggccaactgggaggcaacacTTGTGCAACTATGAGTGAAATCTGCAGTGACCAACCTTTCTTTGTGCATCGGTGCAATCTATTTCCCACCCAACTGTATACGTTCTCATTTAGCTCTTGCGTCAGGTTAGTGGCTAGCACTGGTTATTATTTATGTTTTATCTCGAACTAAAAACTGTATGTCCAGCTCCACCGATTAACACGCATTTATGCCTGGGCTACCTGTTTGCACGAATGTACTCGATTTTACGTCTAACCGCATTGCATACGTTGAACAGGATTTATTTGTTGCACGCGGTTTGGTTcattacagaaatttattgTATGGATGAGTTCGTACCGACGCGATATAATTCTCAATCCGTTAGCTGTTGCCGTAGAAACTAGTTAAGTGCGTGATAAttttgtacttccgacatttctgcaaaatctgacggatggtaaaaatttggtccgtagcggCGCAAGCTCCCATGTAGCTCGCCTAATAATTCTCTATAAGAAACCTTGTGCTACCGGTGACagtcggcgtaacaggatctgggcgagtatcttgtaggcgacgtttactaacgttatgccgcgatagttgggacactcgagccgatcaccctttttatagGTGGGACAAACAaacttccatccactcctccggtagcttctcctcctccctaATCTTGGAAACAACTGGGCAATAACCgctgccagcgtttctcggccatatTTGTACAGTGTGTTAGGCGGTCCTTGCCAACGGCTTTAATGGTCTTTAGTAACTCGATTTCTCTTTTGAGTTCCTAAAGATTGGGTTTCATGGGCTGGCATTCATGGGCATTCATGGGCATTCCTAGACCGGCTTCGTGAAACTGTTTTTTGGTATATGATGGACTACGGCGCTTTAACGAAATTGAATTCGAAAAAATCAGGaaggttgtattccagacacaaccgcgtagctggcgtagaactGTGTTAGGCGGGCttttgcgaagaaaccttgacTTATCTTTCACAATTTCCATATTGACTTATGTGTAGCGTTcgttttagatttcaattggatGAAAAGAGATAGCAGCTGTTAGATGAAACACAGCATGAGTACTGGCCGTAGTAAATAAGCAAAAAGCAAGTCAGGTATAAGAATTTTATTAACACTTACAGTACGTTTAAAAGATTTGTCCTAAAGCTTGTAAGCAACGTATTGAAGcattatatacgcaaatagtgCTTTTTATAATGCAAATTTACGGtaatgcttaaacgcattaACGATGTTTATATAAATGTTATAACCACGCGAATTGCTAATATGCCGCTAtctggtattagcgatgccgagctacagccaatatgcttgtggttacttgggtaacgtactatggtaaacaaattcgtcgactacttcAAAAGTATCACCATATATCACCACCATAGTTCCAACactcgaagggctaccacgctctctatcatccaccatatacttcgttttggcagagtTTATGACAAGCCCCATCATCGCAGCTTCCTTCGTACGATGCATATACGCCTTTTtaacagctctacggttaacaccgctgatatcgatgtcatccgcgaaccctaggagcatgcgagatttcgtgatgatggtaccgcttttcTGCAcgtctgcccttcgaatagcatcttccaatgcaatgttgaaaacTTAATTTAACagcccgtcaccttgcttccaGCTATCTAATGTCGATGCAGCTCTCTCTTAAGCCAGGTAGACATTCATGTTCCCCGAAAGCAGCTCCGAAATCGTATCCTACTGTGGCAGCCCTCACGTCGCACAAACTACGGATAGGTACAACGAACCTTGGGCCATGTGTTGCCGTGTTTTCAATGAAGTTGGTGAAGCTTAtgattttcaaataagtaagacTGTTTTTAGACGTAGGATCCAATCATTAGTTTAGTAAATTCTCTGTGCAACTATGTTGAAGATGTAATAAGTCTGATAAATCTAATGTCACAAACTAGTCCGACGTCTCACCCGCTGtactgacgcttgattttgaaccatcaaatcCATCAAATGGGCatatactgagcaaaaaacagCAAATAGAATCCTGTCCTGGTTAACTTTTTTTCAATAGACAAATCCTCTCGTTGATTGAcctcgcgatcctgcattctatcTATCACTACAAAGCCCATTCCTAGTTCGTTGGTAGTGTCACCGCTTTAATAAAACTGGACCTCTTCGCCGTGAATCTTCCAAACCTTTTTtcccctcccatgggtaggtagTTTGACGAGCACTTCGGCATCCGCCTAAGTTTTatttccgcatgtagaatgtaatatagtttaagtcagatataaacaatataaatacaataaataaataattagacataaacaatataaaattatcatgaatgactctgtttgtctcccaaagactctcctaatgctgatgagctgcTGTTGGAGAATCCATCAAGtcggacggtggcaactcatcggcggcctgctcctctccattcttgttgctatcgtcgcggtcggactcagtggatctctcgaaaagctttatagcctcgatatgcaTTTTGTTCTATCCATTGCCCaatcctggcagacttcaaATGGAATTCCACTTCTACCTAGATCTTTTTGGAGTAAAGCTCTTCAAGTAAAAGCAGGTATTCGATTCTTTGGCCTATTCAAAGGATAGCGGAAGGCCATCCTCAAAataccatcattcccacttcTTAAAAGATGGTGCTTAAAATATGGCCATAGAATTCGGATTTTGTCGCTTTAATACCATCCTCACGGAGGGTTGTCAACTTCgctaacatcttattaagtcttgcttcagtAACAGTTTGCACtcaacacggcatatatacatatctttaAATGAAGTTCTACATCAGTGGTGCCCAGACATAGGTGTGGTgtgggccaaatcagatcgtcccaagagtccgcgggccgcattgTACTCTGGCCATTCTTGCGCAtagcaaaatgtaaaataggcggcAACAAAAACCGATTTccaggaatcaccacaagatttaaatcGGAAAGCAATAAGATCAAAAATGATTAATAAAATCTACAATGCACGAGGTACTACGATTaaactgagtgacccctgtgtcatcaaaaaattattcataagtctgccatccctcaaatcagtccgcgggccacaCGAATCATCACGAacggccgcagtttggccatcactgttcTACATGATCCACCATatccttcttagttacagaaatgCTTCAATTTGACGACTATCTGAAGAGCATACCAACAAaccggttgactaccgctacaaataagCAATTCCTACTGCCActgggaataatacgagcgagtgcCAGTCCCCATTATATGTATCGTATCTGCTCTATGTTttggaagttcaagtagttctTCGATAGtgctgagcgataatattgctcttgaataatattccgcaaaAAATATTCGGGAATTAACGCCAACACCTACGATACTGCAATGATGGCATGTAAAgaagcggctgtggcttttaatgagcgtaggtggttgaacagcgctgggttgccgaccgtgatgacatgggtagttagagagatgagtagcgtccttcctagcgagtagttagtagTAGCATAGGATATGGGCAGACAGAATTTTTGAAtcctcgtgatattactaacccgAAAATTAGAATCAACATGTTAACTAAAACTTCCCCCTTTCCTTGTCTGATCTCTGTCGTAGCTTCCCACAGTGACCCGTACGTTGGCGTGGGGGGCAACGAAGGATCAGCCATAGGTTGAAGACGTTGGAGCGGACGACGTGAAGTCAACGTAGGCCCTAAGTTATTACGAATATACGGGTGAACTTGACTGACCCATGCAGAGAACCGGGTAAACAAAAGGAAGGAGAAGATCAAGATAAGTACATTCATTGTTATTGCTTATACAATTGTAGCGGGTCTGCATAGAGTCAAGTTCTGTCATCTCTTCTTCCTCCTCattaattcatcatcatcaacgcaGTATGGCGCTAGCGTTGTCCGCACGGACTCTTtcatcattatcacaaccatcTTCTCTCAGccttggacagacttggctctagctgccccacctcgtgctgcaaacggaaatggaaacggatcttccaaaccttcttTCCTTTCCGACAGATTTTCTGCAGAGTTGCGAtgtcgagtttgcggggttcaagctgttcgagcagcCCCCGGCCGCCACCTGCGAAATTCAacttccaagtaccgagtttccATTCGTCATTTTTCTTCATCGCTTAGGTCTATGTTTAATACTCCGAATGTTCGTAGTAGTTTAGTTTAGGAAGGCACACTttcgagtctcgcgatggggctgccatcgttTTTTGTCGACACACCACGTTTCTTAACTCAACCGCCCACTCCGAAACAGCCGCAGTCGTGAGCTTTAGTACCGAGACACTACGTTTCATAATTCAGCCGCCCGCTCCGGATATGACGCTGTGCTGAGCCGTTCATAACCTGGAGTACAACCGTACATTTCATCGTCAAGCCATTAAGAGCCTGATATGCGAACAGACGCTCAAGGCTGACAAGGCTATTCATCGTTATTACACTTATCATTCGCAGGAGCACTTTTTTCTTTGACGATATACAACCTTAGTGTAGAATACATTAAATGGCTCAATAACAGCCAAGACCTAAATGATAAAAATGATCTCACTGTCTGTCTCACTGAGACTCGATTgctatacacacacacactgatATGTCATATCGAAATTAAAGCCGTTGAGCAGGTCTCAACAGTGGATTTTGTACTTAGCATCGAAGTAGTTTACTCGTGTTCTCCCTCGTAGTGAAACATACCGAAAAGTATCCAGTAAAAAACATTATatctagtttccaccggggttgattaGTCGATCTCCGCATCGACACTTCGTAGGCTGAATATGAAGTCCGATTCATTTTGTAACATTCCTTGCGTGCCGCGGGGAAGCAACTTGGGCCCCTGCTTTGTCCGTTTTACCAATGACCTATATCAATTCTTTTTCAAGCCAGGTCGATCTTTTTATACCGACGATAACCTTCCTTAGATGATTGCAATGGCTTTACGAAACTGTAAATCCTGGCAGGCAAATTTAGTAATTGATGCTCCAGTAACGTGCTTACCCTCAGTACTTCGAAATGCTTTATCTCCTACCACATAAAATAAGCCCATCGTTTTTATTCACGACATGGCGGGACGCTTGTTGCATCACGTTTATCACATGCATGATCTAGGACATTTtagatagaagaaagtaatcaATAAGGTTAATATGACTTAAGAAATTTATTGATATAACGTACAATATCACATATATGCAGCCCAACCGATGTACATCTGAGCTAGGGTGTCTAAATCGGTTGCTTCGCTTATCAAATGATTTACTTGGCCCTCTACCGAGAGGGGAATCTGCGATGTGCTGCCCTGAACTCGAACAAACCCTTTTAATCGCTCTTCAATATGTTTCACATTGCTCATTGCATGAGGATCCGTTCGTTCGGTCATGCCGTCGTGTTTAGTTATTTTGCTCCATGATACCAGCGGATCATAGACAAACGGTTTAAGTACCGACATAAGGGTAGGAGTTTGATTCTGTAAAACTCTCAGGGTAATTTCACAACATCTGCGGTACGGTCCTTCGACACCAAGAGGTCCCATAGCTTTCACCATGTTATGTGTGAGACGGAATGGCACTAGTTCTGGAATTTCAAATGTTTCGCCTTTATTGAACAAACAATTGAAATCAACGTGCACCGTATCGCCATTCTTGGCATCGAAAAGAATATTTTCACCATGACGATCGCCCAGCCCAAGTATGTAGCCAACAATGGATATGACTGCCGTGGTTCTTACATACGAACTTCTGGCTTGGAACCAATTGTGTGGATTTGAGAAGCGATCCCGAAACCATTCACCAAACACCGGAGGGTGACGCGGCACAAGTACATTCAGAAAAGCATCCTTTTTAGTCTGCAATGGCTCGTGACGTTTGAAATTGTAATTTCGCAGTTCTT is part of the Sabethes cyaneus chromosome 2, idSabCyanKW18_F2, whole genome shotgun sequence genome and harbors:
- the LOC128737438 gene encoding farnesol dehydrogenase-like: MDRWKNRVAAVTGASAGIGWAISRALIQSGMIVVGMARRAEKIEELKLSLPANVRDRLHACKCDVNNEQDIIAAFKMIDSKFGGADVLINNAGVLKDTLLIKPGNTQLIRDVVDTNIVGLIICAREAYQSMKRRNVDGHIVNMNSVVGHGVPVGVDTLTTYNVYPATKHAVTAITETLRIELLNDNNKVKVTSISPGAVKTDIFNDPQLLKKPIPFLEPDDIANSVVHVISTPKHVEIKELTIKPLGERF